In the genome of Delphinus delphis chromosome 15, mDelDel1.2, whole genome shotgun sequence, one region contains:
- the LOC132437620 gene encoding LOW QUALITY PROTEIN: signal-regulatory protein beta-2-like (The sequence of the model RefSeq protein was modified relative to this genomic sequence to represent the inferred CDS: substituted 1 base at 1 genomic stop codon) — protein MVASLGDHGRHTLPPVMPTPTRLAHSSPRSWLLALLLVLWGASEQSKGGKWQVLQPEGPMLVAEGETLLLRCTVVGSCTDGMIKWVKVSNQDQQEIYNFKHGFFPGVMPMIQKTLEPLNCDYSIYIHNVTAKHAGSYHCVRLDGLNEHSGKKLDEGTSVLVKRAGDPEPDLWIIQPQELVLATTGDTVFLNCTVLGDGPPGPIRWFRGAGLSREAIYNFRGISYPNVTAVRASNNDFSILLHGISTEHSGTYYCVKFQRKPNRQYLSGQGTRLRVKAKHTSLQESEFTNERAAKVFPSGLLSVLTLVVLGLKAVTLAAVLLALAAHRRNPXQEDVKNSGPAAVLILAWGMGYG, from the exons ATGGTGGCCAGTCTAGGAGACCACGGGAGGCACACTTTGCCCCCAGTGATGCCCACCCCTACCCGCCTGGCTCATTCATCTCCCCGCTCCTGGCTGCTGGCACTGCTCCTTGTCCTCTGGG GAGCTTCTGAGCAGAGCAAGGGGGGTAAATGGCAGGTCCTGCAGCCTGAAGGCCCCATGTTGGTGGCAGAAGGTGAGACACTCCTGCTGAGGTGTACAGTAGTCGGCTCCTGCACTGATGGCATGATAAAATGGGTCAAGGTGAGCAACCAGGACCAGCAGGAAATTTATAACTTCAAACATGGCTTCTTCCCCGGGGTAATGCCCATGATCCAGAAGACACTGGAACCACTTAATTGCGACTATTCCATCTATATCCACAATGTCACCGCGAAACATGCTGGAAGCTACCACTGTGTGAGACTTGATGGCTTGAATGAGCACTCAGGAAAGAAGCTGGACGAGGGCACCTCTGTGCTTGTGAAGA GAGCTGGGGACCCAGAGCCAGACCTCTGGATCATCCAACCCCAGGAGTTGGTGTTGGCAACCACTGGAGACACTGTCTTCCTGAACTGCACGGTGCTTGGAGATGGTCCCCCCGGACCCATCAGGTGGTTTCGGGGAGCTGGTCTGAGCCGGGAGGCCATTTACAACTTTAGAGGTATCTCCTACCCCAATGTGACAGCGGTCCGGGCTTCCAACAATGATTTCAGCATTCTTCTGCATGGCATCTCCACTGAGCATTCAGGCACTTATTACTGTGTAAAGTTTCAGAGGAAACCCAACAGGCAATACCTATCTGGACAGGGCACCAGGCTGAGAGTCAAAG CAAAGCACACTTCTCTCCAAGAGTCAGAATTCACCAATGAACGTGCAGCCAAGGTATTTCCATCAG GCCTCCTGTCTGTGCTCACTCTTGTGGTCCTGGGACTGAAAGCTGTGACCTTGGCTGCAGTCCTGCTGGCCCTGGCTGCCCACCGGAGGAATCCTTGACAAGAAGATGTCAAAAATTCAGGCCCAGCAGCTGTGCTCATCTTGGCATGGGGCATGGGGTATGGATGA